One Rhizobium sp. 9140 genomic region harbors:
- a CDS encoding sensor domain-containing diguanylate cyclase translates to MMGALEENAESRLALFDFAFRHAPIGMALVDTQGRIVRGNKAFSRMIGISPENLSGVAFADFTHPDDLEADVRLFNEVLARRRDGYTIEKRYIRPDKAPLDVRIHFAAMRDGEGEVVRFITQVEDITQAKDAERQLAERAAQLELALESVRGGFWQLDIPARTFETSDRLAQYIDGPEAARLDLEAYLGKISRLDMAAADLTPLIEGSINQNVAEYRLNTIVGERWMRCDRRLLRDADGRPLKIVGMAIDFTEEHHQIERLKRNSQTDSLTGLLNRRGLEARFPQMSSSSGYAVLAIDLDGFKQVNDSYGHAAGDTVLQEAANRLMSCVRGDDLVSRVGGDEFVVVIAGDRETGVAVANRMVGTMRTPFSLGDSGADADVLVDVRASIGGVWAVVNSELDGMIAHADTFLYRVKASGKDGVGFDRQAFPLRTIHDESAGHHD, encoded by the coding sequence ATGATGGGAGCGCTGGAGGAAAATGCGGAATCCCGTCTTGCCTTGTTCGACTTCGCCTTTCGCCATGCACCCATCGGTATGGCCCTTGTGGATACGCAGGGTCGTATCGTGCGGGGGAACAAGGCGTTCTCCCGGATGATCGGCATCTCGCCCGAGAATCTCAGCGGCGTCGCGTTCGCAGATTTCACCCATCCCGACGATCTTGAAGCCGACGTGCGCCTTTTCAACGAGGTCCTGGCCCGGCGGCGCGACGGTTACACCATAGAAAAGCGTTACATCCGCCCGGATAAGGCGCCGCTCGATGTCCGGATCCACTTCGCCGCCATGCGGGATGGCGAAGGAGAGGTCGTTCGGTTTATCACGCAGGTGGAAGACATCACCCAGGCGAAGGATGCGGAGCGTCAGCTTGCCGAACGTGCGGCACAGCTGGAACTGGCACTGGAATCCGTCAGAGGCGGGTTCTGGCAGCTCGATATTCCCGCCCGGACCTTCGAAACATCCGATCGTCTTGCGCAGTATATCGACGGCCCGGAGGCCGCGCGACTCGACCTCGAGGCCTATCTCGGCAAGATCAGTCGGCTGGACATGGCCGCTGCCGATCTCACGCCCCTCATCGAGGGCTCGATCAACCAGAACGTTGCCGAATACCGGTTGAACACCATTGTCGGAGAGCGGTGGATGCGCTGCGACCGTCGCCTGCTGCGGGACGCGGATGGCCGGCCGCTGAAGATCGTGGGTATGGCGATTGATTTCACCGAGGAACATCACCAGATCGAGCGCCTGAAGCGCAATTCGCAGACGGACAGCCTGACCGGGCTTTTGAACCGGCGTGGCCTTGAGGCGCGCTTCCCGCAGATGAGCTCTTCATCCGGCTATGCCGTTCTGGCCATCGACCTCGATGGCTTCAAGCAGGTGAACGACAGCTACGGCCATGCGGCCGGCGACACCGTCCTTCAAGAAGCTGCCAACCGGTTGATGTCATGCGTCCGCGGCGATGATCTCGTAAGCCGGGTGGGCGGGGACGAGTTCGTCGTTGTCATCGCCGGCGATAGGGAAACGGGCGTCGCCGTTGCCAACCGCATGGTCGGTACGATGCGCACACCGTTCTCGCTCGGCGACTCCGGCGCAGATGCGGATGTCCTGGTAGACGTGCGCGCAAGCATCGGCGGTGTATGGGCTGTGGTCAACAGTGAACTCGACGGCATGATCGCGCATGCGGATACGTTCCTGTACCGCGTGAAAGCTTCGGGGAAAGATGGGGTCGGCTTCGACCGGCAAGCCTTCCCGTTACGGACCATCCACGACGAGAGTGCCGGGCATCACGATTGA
- the treS gene encoding maltose alpha-D-glucosyltransferase, whose product MTSPIKDDIENLVSSSMLYQARQFAENYGGQGRFWQRPYAEPRPRSASAFASVWFTAYPPSVITREGDSVLKTLGDPQLWSALSSIGVRGIHVGPTKRSGGLKDGAYTPTIDGNFDRIGFDIDPAFGTTEEFVAISRMAAAFNAIVIDDVIPSHTGKGADFRLAEMKYGSYPGLYHMVEIPEEEWSHLPEVPEGRDAVNLGTEAVDYLKEKGFIVGQLQRVIFFEPGVKETDWSATAPVEGVDGKLRRWVYLHYFKEGQPSLNWLDPTFAAQQMIIGDALHSIDQLGARGLRLDANGFLGVERRLDGPAWSESHPLSLTGNALLAGMVRKAGGFSFQELNLTVDDIAAMSKGGADLSYDFITRPAYHHALLTGNTEWLRMMLRTVHEFGIDPASLIHALQNHDELTTELVHFWTLHADDIYSFSGQTWQGRTLRMHLRDVIRERLSGANAPYNLPFVTNGIACTTASVITAALNIADLDTIDEDTVKLIRKIHLLLVMYNAFQPGIFALSGWDLVGALPVSPDDVQHLMGDGDTRWIERGAYDLTGQSDAGQSAEGVPRARALYGPVTEQLTQPDSFASQLKRLLAVREAYGFAASRQMMIPDTTAPGLLVMVHELPDGRGTQVTALNFGDTALEEVIVLPNVTPGPVVDMIGETIEGDLQENGALTINLEPYEGLALRIVGTLPVLA is encoded by the coding sequence ATGACATCACCTATCAAAGACGATATCGAGAACCTGGTATCCTCCTCCATGCTGTATCAGGCGCGACAGTTTGCCGAAAATTACGGTGGACAGGGGCGTTTCTGGCAACGACCTTATGCTGAGCCGCGCCCGCGCTCGGCCTCTGCCTTTGCTTCGGTCTGGTTCACGGCTTACCCGCCTTCCGTCATCACGCGGGAAGGAGACTCGGTGCTGAAGACGCTGGGCGATCCCCAACTCTGGTCGGCCCTCTCTTCGATCGGCGTGCGCGGTATCCATGTCGGTCCCACGAAACGATCGGGTGGCCTGAAGGATGGCGCCTACACGCCGACCATCGACGGCAACTTCGACCGCATCGGCTTCGATATCGATCCGGCGTTCGGCACGACGGAAGAGTTCGTGGCCATCAGCCGCATGGCTGCCGCCTTCAACGCGATCGTCATCGACGACGTTATCCCCTCCCACACCGGCAAAGGCGCAGACTTCCGGCTCGCCGAGATGAAGTATGGTTCCTATCCCGGCCTCTACCACATGGTGGAGATCCCCGAGGAGGAATGGTCGCACCTGCCCGAGGTGCCAGAGGGGCGCGATGCGGTGAACCTGGGCACGGAAGCGGTCGATTACCTTAAGGAAAAGGGCTTCATCGTTGGCCAGCTCCAGCGCGTTATCTTCTTCGAGCCGGGCGTGAAGGAGACCGACTGGAGCGCGACGGCGCCGGTCGAGGGCGTGGATGGCAAGCTGCGCCGCTGGGTCTATCTCCACTATTTCAAGGAAGGGCAGCCGAGCCTCAACTGGCTGGATCCGACCTTCGCGGCCCAGCAGATGATCATCGGCGATGCCCTCCACTCCATCGACCAGCTCGGCGCCCGCGGTCTTCGCCTCGATGCCAACGGCTTCCTTGGCGTCGAGCGCCGGCTGGACGGCCCTGCGTGGTCCGAAAGCCATCCGCTGTCGCTGACGGGCAACGCTCTGCTTGCCGGGATGGTGCGCAAGGCGGGCGGCTTCTCGTTCCAGGAACTTAACCTGACGGTCGACGACATCGCTGCGATGTCGAAAGGCGGCGCCGATCTCTCCTATGATTTCATCACACGCCCCGCTTATCACCATGCGCTTCTGACCGGGAACACCGAATGGCTGCGCATGATGCTGCGCACGGTGCACGAGTTCGGCATCGATCCCGCATCCCTTATCCACGCGCTTCAGAACCATGACGAGCTGACCACGGAGCTTGTGCATTTCTGGACGCTGCATGCGGACGACATCTACAGTTTCAGCGGCCAAACCTGGCAGGGCCGGACGTTGCGCATGCACCTGCGTGACGTGATCCGCGAGCGGTTGTCCGGCGCGAATGCCCCCTACAACCTGCCCTTCGTCACGAACGGTATCGCCTGCACTACTGCCAGCGTCATCACGGCTGCCCTCAACATCGCCGATCTCGACACGATCGACGAGGACACGGTGAAGCTCATCCGCAAGATCCATCTGCTGCTCGTCATGTACAACGCGTTCCAGCCCGGCATCTTCGCTCTGTCCGGCTGGGATCTGGTCGGCGCCCTGCCGGTGAGCCCCGACGACGTGCAGCATCTGATGGGAGATGGCGATACCCGGTGGATCGAGCGCGGCGCGTATGACCTCACGGGTCAGTCGGATGCGGGACAATCGGCCGAGGGCGTTCCGCGCGCCCGCGCGCTCTACGGCCCGGTGACGGAGCAGCTGACGCAACCGGACTCCTTCGCCAGCCAGCTGAAGCGGCTCCTTGCCGTCCGGGAAGCCTATGGCTTTGCCGCCAGCCGGCAGATGATGATCCCCGACACGACGGCGCCAGGACTTCTCGTGATGGTGCACGAGCTGCCCGACGGGCGCGGCACGCAGGTGACCGCGCTGAACTTCGGCGATACGGCGCTGGAAGAGGTGATCGTGCTGCCAAACGTCACGCCCGGCCCGGTGGTCGACATGATTGGTGAAACGATCGAAGGCGACCTTCAGGAAAACGGAGCGCTGACAATCAACCTCGAACCCTATGAGGGCCTGGCGCTTCGCATCGTGGGAACACTGCCCGTTCTGGCTTGA
- a CDS encoding alpha/beta fold hydrolase, protein MEDVPTKSVDIAGTTFVYRQLGGGADVPLVMFNHWGATLDNFDPRIVDGLTATRTVIAYNYRGVGASGGKAPLTIGEMADDASAFIHALGLGTVDILGFSLGGFVAQDVALKAPHLVRKLILTGTGPAGGDGISKVGAVSRIPILKGMLTFRDPKYYLFFTSTANGRRAASAFLDRLKERKADRDKPIALVAFLRQLKAIKAWGLQRPQDLAAIRQPVLIANGDQDKMVPTVNSKDLARRIPNADLVIYDDAGHGGIFQYHEAFVARALAFLAK, encoded by the coding sequence GTGGAAGACGTGCCGACGAAAAGCGTCGATATCGCAGGCACCACCTTTGTCTACCGGCAGCTTGGCGGCGGAGCGGATGTTCCTCTGGTCATGTTCAATCACTGGGGCGCCACGTTAGACAATTTCGACCCGCGCATCGTCGATGGCCTCACCGCAACGCGCACCGTGATTGCCTATAACTACCGCGGCGTCGGGGCCTCCGGCGGCAAGGCGCCGCTGACGATCGGCGAGATGGCGGACGACGCCAGTGCCTTCATCCACGCGCTGGGTCTGGGCACCGTCGATATTCTCGGCTTTTCGCTCGGCGGGTTCGTCGCACAGGACGTCGCCCTGAAGGCGCCGCATCTCGTCCGCAAGCTCATCCTCACCGGCACCGGACCCGCAGGCGGAGACGGCATCAGCAAAGTGGGCGCCGTCTCGCGGATCCCGATCCTGAAGGGGATGCTGACCTTTCGCGATCCGAAATACTATCTCTTCTTCACTTCCACCGCGAACGGCCGCAGAGCGGCGAGTGCTTTTCTCGACCGGCTGAAAGAGCGCAAGGCGGATCGGGACAAACCGATTGCCCTGGTCGCGTTCCTTCGCCAGCTGAAGGCTATCAAGGCATGGGGTCTGCAGAGGCCGCAGGATCTCGCTGCAATCCGCCAGCCCGTGCTCATCGCCAATGGCGATCAGGACAAGATGGTGCCCACTGTCAACTCGAAAGATCTCGCCAGACGCATCCCAAACGCGGACCTCGTGATCTATGACGATGCCGGACATGGCGGCATCTTCCAGTATCATGAAGCCTTTGTCGCCCGGGCGCTGGCGTTCCTCGCAAAATAG